Proteins encoded within one genomic window of Heptranchias perlo isolate sHepPer1 chromosome 35, sHepPer1.hap1, whole genome shotgun sequence:
- the LOC137302473 gene encoding CD276 antigen-like: protein MASLYLSAALGLLLVAGCSLAESIKCEMNRNRVMARSGDTTSLPCHFSTSGQSEQLLKVAWQTKVGLVVHAENSTMVWTESQDEAFKSRTSMFPSWHRTGNATLQITQVRPSDSGSYTCYIRTDQRPTICAQLDLTVNAAGAVRCCGDLSAWIMTLLLPLAKLLT from the exons ATGGCCTCCCTGTACTTGAGTGCGGCCCTCGGTCTGCTTCTAGTTGCTGGATGCTCGCTCGCTG agagcatTAAGTGTGAGATGAATCGAAACAGAGTGATGGCCCGCAGTGGGGACACTACTTCACTGCCCTGCCACTTCAGCACCAGCGGACAGTCGGAGCAGCTGCTGAAAGTGGCCTGGCAGACAAAGGTCGGTCTCGTGGTGCACGCAGAGAATAGCACGATGGTGTGGACGGAATCGCAGGACGAGGCGTTTAAAAGCCGCACCTCCATGTTTCCCTCGTGGCATCGAACCGGCAACGCGACCCTGCAGATCACCCAGGTGCGGCCCAGTGATTCTGGGAGTTACACCTGTTACATAAGAACGGATCAGCGGCCGACAATATGCGCTCAACTGGACTTGACGGTGAATGCAG CTGGGGCCGTCAGATGCTGTGGAGACCTCTCTGCCTGGATCATGACTCTACTACTGCCACTGGCGAAGCTTCTAACTTGA